From a region of the Mucilaginibacter auburnensis genome:
- a CDS encoding HAD family hydrolase, translating into MTNVKNIIFDYGNVIFHIDFNKVAQAWKQLGITNADEFYGHRQQDDVFNALERGQITPAAFRDRIRELTNKPELTDEQINGAWNAIFVGIPKGNHELLLQLKEKYRTFLLSNINAIHHDYVHNYLKTEFGLESNDELFEKVYYSHLMGKRKPDAEIFEQVLEENGLNAAETLFIDDSPQHLETAKKLGMQTYLMTTPDNIQEYFKVNGLLNAK; encoded by the coding sequence ATGACCAACGTTAAGAACATCATTTTTGATTACGGAAACGTAATTTTCCATATAGATTTCAATAAGGTGGCACAAGCCTGGAAGCAACTTGGTATTACAAACGCTGATGAATTTTATGGGCATCGCCAACAGGATGATGTTTTTAATGCTTTAGAACGCGGACAAATAACTCCAGCAGCTTTCAGAGACAGAATAAGGGAACTGACCAATAAACCAGAACTTACTGACGAACAGATTAATGGCGCATGGAACGCCATTTTTGTGGGCATTCCTAAAGGGAACCATGAGTTATTGCTGCAGCTAAAAGAGAAGTACCGTACATTTCTGCTGAGTAACATCAACGCCATCCATCACGATTACGTTCATAACTATTTAAAAACAGAGTTTGGACTGGAAAGCAACGATGAACTTTTTGAAAAAGTTTATTACTCGCATTTGATGGGTAAACGCAAGCCCGACGCTGAAATATTTGAACAGGTGCTGGAAGAAAATGGATTAAACGCTGCCGAAACGCTATTTATAGATGATAGTCCGCAGCATTTGGAAACAGCAAAAAAACTGGGTATGCAAACTTACTTAATGACAACCCCAGATAATATACAGGAGTATTTCAAGGTAAACGGATTGCTAAATGCTAAATAA
- a CDS encoding vitamin K epoxide reductase family protein has translation MQRDNFTMALSHFIAALAIPLSRHTLDEDLQKHPDYSSLLAMSDVMNLWNIPNAAYNLTFDELIAEEINVPFIAFVSKKEFLTVNNLTEKYAIVSNERWTKHRISIDEFKNIYSGAILIAEKNDTSGESDYAAKRFKDIINDIRLPFVIASATSLLLIWLIVSPYFGSLNLQVALLTLFKTAGLAITTLLLVQGFDANNPLIHRICGSDSDKNCNAILSSKAAKVNEYLNWSEVGFFYFSGTWLVLLFNSDNPSIIHLLSLFNLLSLPYTFYSIYHQWRVSKQWCRLCCAVQLLLWFEFFAFFPSLSTTSQTFAYSEWVRLITTMAVPVLSWIFIKPYLLLSQQISPLKKQLREYKYNRDHFNRMLNDEAQYALLDNCNSIILGNPEAEKVITMVSNPFCEPCSRAHKALEWIESRDDVKLQIIFISQNENDRNAKVALHLMAIKKSKESIAVKNAIDDWYEQKQKNYDEWAKVHPQKGDAFGLDSIVKQREWCNLTNVTSTPTLFLNGRKLPQNYLPEDIKYFI, from the coding sequence ATGCAGAGAGATAATTTCACAATGGCGTTGAGCCATTTTATTGCCGCTTTGGCGATACCTTTATCGCGTCATACACTTGACGAGGATCTTCAAAAACACCCCGATTATAGTAGCTTACTTGCCATGAGCGATGTGATGAACCTTTGGAATATCCCAAATGCTGCTTATAATTTGACTTTTGATGAATTGATAGCAGAAGAGATAAATGTGCCCTTTATTGCTTTTGTTTCAAAAAAAGAATTCCTTACTGTAAATAACTTAACTGAAAAGTATGCGATAGTTTCTAATGAACGATGGACTAAACACCGCATCAGCATCGATGAGTTTAAAAATATTTATTCAGGCGCTATATTGATCGCTGAAAAGAACGATACATCTGGCGAATCCGACTATGCTGCAAAGCGTTTTAAGGATATAATTAACGACATAAGGTTACCTTTTGTTATCGCAAGCGCTACTTCATTGCTCTTGATCTGGCTAATAGTTTCTCCTTATTTCGGATCCTTAAATTTGCAGGTTGCACTATTAACTTTGTTTAAAACCGCCGGACTTGCCATAACTACACTATTGTTGGTTCAGGGTTTTGATGCCAATAATCCCTTAATTCATAGAATATGTGGAAGTGATAGTGATAAAAACTGCAATGCAATATTGTCATCAAAGGCAGCGAAAGTAAATGAGTACCTAAATTGGAGTGAAGTAGGCTTTTTTTACTTCTCGGGTACATGGCTGGTTTTACTGTTCAATAGTGATAATCCATCAATTATTCATTTGCTTTCACTTTTTAACCTGCTTAGCCTTCCATATACCTTCTATTCAATTTATCACCAATGGCGGGTTTCTAAACAGTGGTGTAGATTGTGCTGCGCGGTTCAGTTATTGCTTTGGTTTGAATTTTTTGCATTCTTTCCGTCCCTGTCAACAACTTCTCAAACGTTTGCGTATAGTGAATGGGTTCGGTTAATTACCACTATGGCAGTACCTGTTTTAAGTTGGATATTTATTAAACCCTATTTACTTCTTTCCCAACAAATTTCACCATTAAAAAAGCAGCTTAGAGAGTACAAATATAATAGGGATCATTTCAATAGAATGCTGAACGATGAGGCTCAGTATGCACTGTTGGATAATTGCAATTCTATAATTCTCGGAAATCCCGAAGCCGAAAAAGTGATTACAATGGTATCAAATCCATTTTGCGAGCCTTGCTCAAGAGCGCATAAGGCTTTGGAGTGGATAGAGAGTCGAGACGATGTTAAACTCCAGATAATTTTTATAAGTCAGAATGAAAATGATAGAAATGCGAAAGTTGCCTTGCATTTGATGGCTATAAAAAAGAGCAAAGAAAGCATAGCTGTAAAAAATGCTATTGATGACTGGTATGAACAGAAGCAAAAAAATTATGACGAGTGGGCAAAAGTGCATCCTCAGAAAGGAGATGCCTTTGGGCTTGATAGCATTGTTAAACAACGCGAGTGGTGCAATTTAACCAATGTAACCAGTACCCCTACGTTATTTTTAAACGGTCGCAAACTCCCCCAAAACTATTTACCAGAAGACATTAAGTATTTTATATAA
- a CDS encoding TetR/AcrR family transcriptional regulator produces the protein MTRKITNGPVRNKERTKATLINALGKILKKKGFAGLSASSVAGEAKVDRRLIYDYFGDLEGLVKEYLNNKDYWKMEPEDVESIVRAAREDAGKALAYGVLQDQLDSLIGNEEMRRIITWGLSEKSAMLKELDLKRENVGEMVLSEVFDKRFADSKVNFRAVYALLMGGVYYLTLHAKMQENTFCGIDIQQPAGQDEIKKTIRQLLDLIYK, from the coding sequence ATGACAAGAAAGATCACCAACGGCCCCGTTAGAAATAAGGAACGGACTAAGGCGACATTGATAAATGCGCTCGGAAAGATATTAAAAAAGAAGGGCTTTGCGGGTTTAAGCGCGAGCAGTGTGGCCGGAGAAGCTAAGGTGGACAGGCGGCTTATCTATGATTACTTTGGTGATTTGGAGGGACTGGTAAAGGAATACCTGAACAACAAAGATTATTGGAAGATGGAACCCGAGGATGTTGAAAGTATTGTCCGGGCAGCCAGGGAAGACGCCGGTAAAGCGCTTGCGTATGGTGTACTGCAAGATCAGTTGGACAGCTTGATCGGCAATGAGGAAATGCGCCGCATTATTACGTGGGGACTAAGCGAAAAGTCGGCCATGTTAAAGGAACTTGATCTGAAGCGTGAAAATGTGGGGGAGATGGTATTGAGTGAGGTTTTCGATAAGCGATTCGCCGATAGCAAAGTGAACTTCCGGGCCGTATACGCCTTACTCATGGGTGGTGTTTATTATCTCACCTTACATGCCAAAATGCAGGAAAACACCTTTTGCGGAATTGATATCCAGCAACCGGCCGGACAAGACGAGATCAAGAAGACAATTAGACAGTTACTTGATCTGATCTATAAATGA
- a CDS encoding HlyD family efflux transporter periplasmic adaptor subunit, with amino-acid sequence MIIIESSSKDLNVVRKPDFSKINSDKHSEEIQEIITKVPNWIIRWGITLLFIIVLVAISISVIVRYPDTVKVKLKIEAANTVKSVIAGEAGYISRVFITTEQIISKGQVLAEIYSETSGKHKFLLAPYSGRVASVAIIQKGYFLKANQEVFRIMPNNEFLFGVVKVSGDQINKVKIGQDVVMKLNNYPFEEYGVFKGKISYVADEPSNEGFFAVQVAFEERGNLKDPRKLKTWMTGSAEIITKDITLLRRFYNLMVKELK; translated from the coding sequence ATGATAATAATTGAAAGTAGCTCCAAGGATTTAAATGTGGTAAGAAAGCCTGACTTTTCCAAGATAAATTCAGACAAGCATAGTGAAGAGATACAAGAGATTATAACCAAAGTTCCGAATTGGATTATAAGATGGGGTATAACCTTGTTGTTTATCATCGTACTAGTAGCAATATCTATTTCCGTTATAGTACGCTACCCGGATACCGTTAAGGTTAAATTAAAAATAGAAGCAGCTAATACGGTGAAATCTGTTATTGCCGGCGAGGCTGGGTACATTTCAAGAGTTTTTATAACCACAGAACAAATAATTTCAAAAGGACAGGTCTTGGCTGAAATATATAGCGAGACTTCCGGTAAACACAAATTTTTACTTGCTCCTTATAGTGGTAGAGTAGCCTCAGTGGCAATTATACAAAAAGGATATTTCTTAAAAGCTAATCAGGAAGTTTTTAGAATAATGCCTAATAATGAGTTTTTGTTCGGTGTTGTTAAAGTGTCTGGAGACCAGATCAATAAAGTTAAAATAGGGCAGGACGTAGTGATGAAATTAAATAATTATCCTTTTGAGGAATATGGAGTTTTTAAAGGCAAAATAAGTTATGTGGCAGATGAGCCTTCTAATGAAGGTTTTTTTGCCGTACAGGTAGCTTTTGAAGAACGTGGAAACTTGAAAGATCCACGTAAGCTTAAGACGTGGATGACTGGCAGCGCGGAGATAATCACGAAGGATATCACTTTATTACGCCGCTTTTACAATCTTATGGTTAAGGAATTAAAATAA
- a CDS encoding galactosyltransferase-related protein, which translates to MNRLHQLKITLPQNITDNEDYEELEFIILDYNSEDGMEEWVQKNFSHYIDNGRLVYYKTNDPSSWSPSHSKNVAFKLATGDVLCSIWADYYTGKGFANYVNKTFQDFDNIVLTPIDFYNTKKNYKPAGDVLGKVCVKKSDFIKVEGFDERMDRHGFEDYDFINRLEMIGIERKLIEDFTYLNYISHGDEERHILPTDFNEMYIRYITPSESEVLLLYDDNHFEQGVLIDNYTINSDSYLNYAAIRNSLEYTLKDNVWIAGTWKRHDDKIIISSTMGAFEMDIKKNENSIYLTTSDFTDNFYHIISNDIIKGILTFKHFLYTQLIMEDNLKNTAVVVNKGKFGKATVYKNFSSDIIYVN; encoded by the coding sequence ATGAACCGCTTACACCAATTAAAAATTACGTTGCCACAGAACATTACGGATAATGAAGATTATGAGGAGCTTGAATTTATCATACTTGACTACAATTCAGAAGATGGGATGGAAGAATGGGTGCAGAAAAATTTCTCACACTATATTGATAATGGTCGGCTCGTGTATTACAAAACGAATGATCCCAGCTCCTGGAGCCCAAGTCATTCAAAAAATGTTGCCTTTAAATTAGCAACAGGAGATGTTTTATGTAGTATTTGGGCCGATTATTACACCGGGAAAGGATTTGCTAATTACGTAAATAAGACTTTCCAGGATTTTGATAACATAGTTCTAACCCCAATTGACTTTTATAATACAAAAAAGAATTATAAACCGGCAGGCGATGTTTTAGGAAAAGTATGCGTAAAAAAAAGTGATTTCATCAAGGTTGAGGGCTTTGATGAGCGTATGGATAGGCATGGTTTTGAGGATTATGATTTCATAAACCGTTTGGAAATGATTGGCATTGAGAGGAAATTGATTGAAGATTTCACTTATTTGAATTATATCAGCCATGGTGACGAAGAAAGGCACATTCTTCCAACGGATTTTAACGAAATGTATATTAGGTATATTACTCCATCTGAATCAGAAGTTTTGTTATTATATGACGATAATCATTTTGAGCAGGGGGTGTTAATTGATAATTACACAATTAATTCAGACAGTTATTTAAATTATGCAGCTATAAGAAATAGTTTGGAGTATACTTTAAAAGATAATGTATGGATAGCAGGAACCTGGAAAAGACACGATGATAAAATTATAATATCATCTACCATGGGAGCCTTTGAAATGGATATAAAAAAAAATGAAAATAGTATTTACCTCACAACCAGCGATTTTACCGATAACTTTTACCACATAATTAGTAATGATATCATTAAAGGAATATTAACATTTAAACACTTTCTTTACACCCAATTGATTATGGAGGACAACCTGAAGAATACAGCTGTTGTTGTGAACAAAGGAAAATTTGGTAAGGCAACTGTATACAAAAATTTTTCTTCGGATATAATTTACGTCAACTAA
- a CDS encoding peptidase domain-containing ABC transporter codes for MLTFPHYKQQDQMDCGPTCLRIIGKHYGRALSIQRLRALCFVNKRGVNLLAISEAAEKIGFRTQGVKITLNLLKEAELPCILHWRQNHYVVLYKIKGDKFYISDPVQGLIVSDEEAFTKNWFSHRDFQNGVALLISPSPQFYQQEDDKVRLSWFSIFRYFYDYKRLVIQLLIGLGIGTLLSLVTPFLTQAIVDIGVNTRNINFVYLILIAQVMLFIGSTSVNFIRSWILLHISTRVNISILTDFLIKLMKLPISYFESKTTGDIMQRMNDQQRIETFLTGTTLSTLFSLINLFVFTVILVYYDAVIFTVSLISTVVYVGWIALFLNRRRDLNYKQFDNSSSNQNNIVELVSGIQEIKLNNCEQQKRWGWEHIQAKLFKYKVQNLALNQYQQGGTLFINQAKNIIITFLSVKAVVNGEITLGGMMAIQYIVGQVSNPIDQLLGFVQSYQDAKISLERLNDVHELEDEESVDKEWIYNLPEIKTIAIKNLDFRYPGAGNDLVLENINLIIPHGKTTAIVGMSGSGKTTLLKLLLRFYEPEKGDIKVNETHLNQISFKTWRNACGTVMQDGFIFSDTIENNIAVGDEMPDKEKLAMAIKTANLDDYISELPFGLHTKIGSGASGLSQGQKQRLLIARAVYKNPDYLFFDEATNALDANNERVIMDNFNDFFFGRTVVIVAHRLSTVSNADNIIVMDKGKIIEQGTHQQLAALKGEYYGLVKNQLELGV; via the coding sequence ATGTTAACCTTCCCGCATTATAAACAACAAGATCAAATGGACTGCGGCCCTACATGTTTGCGTATTATAGGCAAACACTACGGACGTGCGTTATCTATCCAAAGACTTAGAGCATTATGCTTTGTTAATAAGCGCGGTGTTAATTTATTGGCTATAAGTGAAGCGGCAGAAAAGATAGGTTTCAGAACTCAAGGTGTAAAAATTACACTTAACCTGCTTAAAGAAGCAGAACTGCCTTGCATACTTCATTGGCGGCAAAACCACTATGTTGTACTTTACAAGATTAAGGGAGATAAGTTTTACATATCTGACCCTGTACAAGGACTCATTGTATCAGACGAAGAAGCTTTCACGAAAAATTGGTTTAGCCACAGGGATTTTCAGAACGGAGTGGCTTTATTAATAAGTCCCTCACCACAGTTTTATCAACAAGAAGATGACAAAGTCAGATTATCTTGGTTTTCTATTTTTCGATATTTCTATGATTACAAGCGTTTGGTTATACAGTTACTCATTGGTTTGGGTATTGGTACCTTGCTTTCGCTCGTTACCCCTTTTTTAACACAAGCAATAGTAGATATCGGTGTAAACACACGCAATATCAATTTTGTGTATTTAATACTAATTGCACAGGTAATGCTCTTTATAGGTAGTACCAGCGTGAATTTTATACGTTCCTGGATACTGCTTCACATAAGCACTCGTGTCAATATCTCAATACTTACAGATTTTCTGATTAAATTGATGAAACTTCCGATTAGTTATTTTGAGAGTAAAACAACTGGTGATATTATGCAACGCATGAACGATCAACAGCGAATTGAAACATTTTTAACCGGCACAACGCTAAGCACTTTGTTCTCTCTGATAAATCTGTTTGTTTTTACTGTGATACTTGTTTACTACGATGCAGTAATTTTTACAGTATCGCTAATAAGCACAGTGGTTTATGTTGGCTGGATTGCTTTGTTTTTAAATCGTCGACGCGACCTGAATTATAAGCAGTTCGATAACTCTTCAAGTAATCAAAATAATATTGTTGAATTGGTAAGTGGTATTCAGGAAATTAAACTCAATAACTGCGAACAACAAAAGCGCTGGGGATGGGAACATATTCAGGCTAAGTTATTTAAATACAAGGTGCAAAATCTGGCACTCAACCAATATCAGCAAGGGGGTACTTTGTTTATAAACCAGGCAAAAAATATAATTATTACTTTTCTTAGTGTTAAAGCAGTTGTAAATGGTGAGATAACGTTGGGAGGAATGATGGCTATTCAATACATTGTTGGGCAGGTAAGTAATCCTATTGACCAACTTCTCGGATTTGTTCAATCATACCAGGATGCAAAGATTAGTTTGGAAAGGCTAAACGATGTGCATGAGTTGGAGGATGAAGAATCTGTAGATAAAGAATGGATATATAATCTTCCTGAAATTAAAACTATCGCAATTAAAAATCTGGATTTCAGATACCCGGGCGCAGGAAACGATTTAGTGTTAGAAAACATAAATTTAATAATTCCACATGGGAAAACTACAGCTATTGTAGGAATGAGTGGTAGTGGAAAAACTACATTGCTAAAATTATTGCTACGTTTCTACGAGCCGGAAAAAGGTGATATTAAAGTGAATGAAACTCATCTTAACCAAATTAGTTTTAAGACTTGGCGTAACGCATGCGGCACAGTAATGCAGGATGGATTTATTTTTTCTGACACCATTGAAAACAATATAGCTGTTGGTGATGAAATGCCAGATAAAGAAAAATTGGCGATGGCCATTAAGACTGCTAATCTGGATGATTATATTTCTGAGCTGCCCTTTGGTTTGCATACTAAAATAGGGTCAGGTGCGAGCGGACTTAGCCAAGGGCAGAAACAGCGTTTATTGATAGCCAGAGCCGTGTATAAAAATCCGGATTATTTATTTTTTGACGAAGCTACTAATGCACTTGACGCTAATAATGAGCGGGTGATTATGGACAATTTTAATGACTTCTTTTTTGGACGCACGGTTGTAATTGTAGCGCACAGACTAAGTACAGTTAGCAATGCGGATAACATTATAGTTATGGATAAAGGAAAGATTATTGAGCAGGGCACGCATCAGCAATTAGCCGCTTTGAAAGGTGAGTATTATGGTCTGGTTAAAAATCAGTTAGAATTAGGAGTATGA
- a CDS encoding XAC2610-related protein, whose product MFGKFFSAVVYFVALTAIANAKSFDLTSADQRKPFSLRIYCTDEGKAALVQYKGKTSYLALRLKKFTTSVLTNPNKQPEGYYYEWDELVNGKITGSYGLVEQSGRITEAWYMRNKDGRRFKLTGNAKNDSHDETQKYLLHDVLITFAWTSADNQFMFTYPDGKVITPNFLSMDAPDAGRSCYIKDYNFDGYDDVAFSLPDAGMGVYQTFNIWLYDPSSKRFQALQESEDARAKCSCLCDVTLNPKEKLLYTACRGGARWWQDVYRISKNNHLIWLRSSEKR is encoded by the coding sequence ATGTTTGGAAAATTTTTTAGTGCTGTAGTTTATTTTGTTGCGCTTACAGCCATCGCTAATGCCAAGTCGTTTGATTTAACATCCGCTGATCAGCGTAAACCATTCAGCTTGCGGATTTATTGTACGGATGAAGGAAAAGCAGCCCTGGTCCAGTATAAGGGCAAAACTTCCTATTTAGCTTTAAGGCTTAAAAAATTCACAACAAGCGTACTTACCAACCCTAACAAGCAGCCTGAAGGCTATTATTATGAGTGGGATGAATTGGTGAACGGAAAGATCACGGGCAGCTATGGGTTGGTTGAACAATCGGGCAGGATAACAGAGGCCTGGTACATGCGTAATAAAGATGGCAGGCGGTTTAAATTGACAGGAAATGCTAAAAATGACTCACACGACGAAACTCAAAAATATCTTTTACACGACGTACTCATAACTTTTGCCTGGACGAGTGCAGATAATCAATTCATGTTTACTTATCCGGATGGCAAGGTCATCACACCCAACTTCCTTTCGATGGATGCACCCGATGCAGGAAGGTCATGTTATATCAAAGACTACAATTTTGACGGTTACGATGACGTTGCCTTTTCGCTTCCGGATGCCGGCATGGGCGTTTATCAAACCTTTAACATCTGGCTGTATGATCCCTCATCAAAACGCTTCCAAGCATTGCAGGAAAGCGAGGATGCCCGCGCAAAATGTTCCTGCCTTTGCGATGTAACGCTCAATCCCAAAGAAAAGCTTTTGTACACCGCCTGCCGTGGCGGCGCTCGTTGGTGGCAGGATGTTTACCGCATAAGTAAAAACAATCACCTGATCTGGCTACGCTCGTCAGAGAAAAGATAA